Proteins from a genomic interval of Caulobacter rhizosphaerae:
- a CDS encoding outer membrane protein assembly factor BamE: MSRPAVFAAAVIGLAAVAGGCTPLTSYSGFQAIEAKPADMKIGEDSKSTVTEKLGSPSATSTFDQNAWYYISQTTDRVAFYKPRVIKRDVVAIKFNPADEKVASVDTYTLKDGKVIAYNGHETPTRGREMTILEQLLGNVGRGGMLPQDDQDVPGNRPQDRR; encoded by the coding sequence ATGTCTCGTCCCGCCGTTTTCGCCGCCGCCGTCATCGGCCTCGCCGCCGTCGCCGGAGGCTGTACGCCGCTGACGAGCTATTCGGGCTTCCAGGCCATCGAAGCCAAGCCCGCCGACATGAAGATCGGCGAGGACAGCAAGTCGACCGTGACCGAAAAGCTGGGCTCGCCCTCGGCCACCTCGACCTTCGACCAGAACGCCTGGTACTACATTTCGCAGACCACCGACCGCGTGGCCTTCTACAAGCCGCGGGTGATCAAGCGCGACGTGGTGGCGATCAAGTTCAACCCGGCCGACGAAAAGGTCGCCTCGGTCGACACCTACACCCTGAAGGATGGCAAGGTCATCGCCTATAACGGCCATGAGACCCCGACCCGCGGCCGCGAGATGACCATCCTCGAACAGCTGCTGGGCAACGTCGGCCGCGGCGGCATGCTACCCCAGGACGACCAGGACGTTCCAGGCAACCGCCCGCAGGACCGCCGCTAG
- the rplM gene encoding 50S ribosomal protein L13 → MQKTTASLKPAEVEKKWIVVDAQDAVVGRLATFIAMRLRGKHRPDYTPHVDCGDFVVVINADKVKFTGKKLDDKVYYRHTGHPGGVKSTTPRKLLEGRFPERVLEKAVERMLPKESPLARKQLTHLLIYNNGEHPHQAQSPEVIDFASRNAKNTRSA, encoded by the coding sequence ATGCAAAAGACCACGGCTTCCCTGAAGCCCGCCGAGGTCGAGAAGAAGTGGATCGTGGTCGACGCCCAGGACGCCGTTGTCGGTCGTCTGGCGACGTTCATCGCCATGCGTCTTCGCGGCAAGCACCGGCCCGACTACACCCCGCACGTCGACTGCGGCGACTTCGTCGTCGTGATCAACGCCGACAAGGTCAAGTTCACCGGCAAGAAGCTGGACGACAAGGTCTATTATCGCCACACCGGTCACCCGGGCGGCGTCAAGTCGACCACCCCGCGCAAGCTGCTGGAAGGCCGCTTCCCGGAACGCGTCCTGGAAAAGGCCGTCGAACGCATGCTGCCCAAGGAAAGCCCCCTGGCGCGCAAGCAACTGACCCACCTGCTCATCTACAACAACGGTGAGCACCCGCACCAAGCGCAGAGCCCCGAAGTGATCGATTTCGCTTCGCGCAACGCCAAGAACACCCGGAGCGCCTAA
- a CDS encoding ubiquinol-cytochrome C chaperone family protein, with protein sequence MFLDRLLKPRPAKAAGGKLYASAVAQARSPAFYARMGVNDSMEGRFELFTLHVALLLERLKGQGESAAEVSQETFNAYTRGLDDAFREIGVSDTAVGKKMKKLVGAAYGRLKAFDEAAKALPDSSVLSAALARTAFEERGEGDLTGLTDYVVAARDQLAAQPLETLLQGEAQWPKA encoded by the coding sequence ATGTTTCTGGACCGGCTGCTCAAACCCAGGCCCGCCAAGGCGGCGGGGGGTAAACTCTATGCCTCGGCGGTGGCCCAGGCCCGTTCGCCGGCGTTCTACGCCCGGATGGGAGTGAACGACTCGATGGAAGGGCGGTTCGAGCTGTTCACCCTGCATGTGGCCCTGCTGCTGGAACGACTGAAGGGGCAGGGCGAGTCGGCGGCCGAGGTTTCGCAGGAGACTTTCAACGCCTATACTCGCGGCCTGGACGACGCCTTCCGCGAGATCGGCGTCTCCGACACCGCCGTCGGCAAGAAGATGAAGAAGCTGGTCGGCGCCGCCTATGGCCGCCTCAAGGCGTTCGACGAGGCCGCCAAGGCCTTGCCCGACAGCTCGGTGCTGAGCGCCGCCCTGGCCCGTACGGCCTTCGAGGAGCGCGGCGAGGGCGACCTGACGGGCCTGACCGACTATGTGGTCGCCGCGCGCGACCAACTGGCGGCCCAGCCGCTGGAGACCCTGCTGCAAGGAGAGGCCCAATGGCCGAAGGCGTGA
- a CDS encoding MerR family transcriptional regulator, protein MAKGPNAFRTISEAADELGVPQHVLRFWETKFSFIRPMKRAGGRRFYRPQDIAVLSGVRALLHAEGYTIKGVQKLHREQGLTHVIAAGLGDNGSASLDALAVASLDSLPRGDLADEARDRLVLALDDLQAVKARLDGLLRGA, encoded by the coding sequence GTGGCGAAGGGGCCCAACGCCTTCCGCACGATTTCCGAAGCCGCCGACGAGCTGGGCGTGCCGCAGCACGTCCTGCGCTTCTGGGAAACCAAGTTCTCGTTCATTCGCCCGATGAAGCGGGCCGGCGGGCGGCGGTTCTACCGCCCGCAGGACATCGCCGTGCTGAGCGGCGTGCGCGCCCTGCTGCACGCCGAGGGCTACACCATCAAGGGCGTGCAGAAGCTGCACCGCGAGCAGGGCCTGACCCACGTGATCGCCGCGGGCCTGGGCGACAACGGCTCGGCCTCGCTGGACGCCCTGGCCGTCGCGAGCCTCGATTCGCTTCCGCGCGGCGACCTGGCCGACGAGGCGCGCGACCGGCTGGTCCTGGCGTTGGACGACCTGCAGGCCGTCAAAGCCCGGCTGGACGGGCTTTTGCGGGGCGCCTGA
- a CDS encoding beta-ketoacyl-ACP synthase III, protein MSVIRSAVTGVGAYLPDNIVTNDQLAETVDTSDAWIVERTGIRQRHKVADDQPVSDLAFRAAQQALERAGKTAADVDLIIVATTTPDMTFPATATIVQRKLGAPVGIAFDVQAVCSGFVYALSVADGFVARGHSKCALVIGAEAMTRLMDWTDRGTCVLFGDGAGAVVLEPREGQGTTADQGVLGFALRADGTKQELLYVDGGPSTTGTVGKLRMLGNQVFKHAVINISEAIHAAAKAADVTIPEVDWFIPHQANQRILAGVAHRVGIDEDKVISTVALHANTSAASIPLAFAQGIADGRIKPGQLLLLEAMGGGLTWGACVLRL, encoded by the coding sequence GTGAGCGTAATTCGTAGCGCCGTCACCGGCGTCGGGGCCTATCTGCCGGACAACATCGTCACCAACGACCAGTTGGCCGAAACGGTCGACACCAGCGACGCCTGGATCGTCGAACGCACCGGCATTCGCCAGCGCCACAAGGTGGCCGACGACCAGCCGGTCTCGGACCTGGCCTTCCGCGCCGCCCAGCAGGCGCTGGAGCGGGCCGGCAAGACCGCCGCCGACGTCGACCTGATCATCGTGGCCACCACCACGCCGGACATGACGTTCCCGGCCACGGCCACCATCGTCCAGCGCAAGCTGGGCGCGCCGGTCGGCATCGCCTTCGACGTCCAGGCCGTCTGCTCGGGCTTCGTCTACGCCCTCAGCGTTGCCGACGGCTTCGTGGCCCGGGGGCATTCGAAGTGCGCCCTGGTGATCGGGGCCGAGGCCATGACCCGGCTGATGGACTGGACCGACCGCGGCACCTGCGTGCTGTTCGGCGACGGGGCCGGGGCGGTGGTGCTGGAGCCGCGCGAAGGGCAGGGGACCACGGCCGACCAGGGCGTGCTCGGCTTCGCCCTGCGGGCCGACGGCACAAAGCAGGAGCTGCTCTATGTCGACGGCGGCCCGTCGACCACGGGCACGGTCGGCAAGCTGCGCATGCTGGGCAACCAGGTGTTCAAGCACGCGGTGATCAACATCTCCGAGGCGATCCACGCCGCCGCCAAGGCGGCCGACGTGACGATCCCCGAGGTCGACTGGTTCATCCCCCACCAGGCCAACCAGCGCATCCTGGCCGGGGTCGCCCATCGGGTCGGCATCGACGAGGACAAGGTGATCTCGACGGTCGCCCTGCACGCCAACACCTCGGCCGCCTCGATCCCCCTGGCCTTCGCCCAGGGAATCGCCGACGGTCGGATCAAGCCGGGCCAGCTGCTGCTGCTCGAGGCGATGGGTGGCGGGCTGACCTGGGGCGCCTGCGTTCTGCGACTTTGA
- the plsX gene encoding phosphate acyltransferase PlsX: protein MPNPVVISIDAMGGDHGPSVIVPAVALAAKSLPDVRFLLHGDEAQLNAQLAKCPDARTVSEVRHTDKAISMEEKPAQAMRRGKGTSLWNAVEAIRAGEAAACVSAGNTGALMAISKLILRMGANLERPAIVASWPTMQGVSAVLDVGANVESDAKQLIEFAIMGAAFHHAVHGSERPTVGLLNVGSEDQKGHEEVREAHAILKETKLDFDYRGFVEGTDIAKGTVDVVVTDGFTGNVALKTAEGLARFFGAEIKATLTSGPLAMLGALIASGALKKMRRRLDPGRVNGGPLLGLNGIVVKSHGGADALGYASAIRVAVDLARSDFSAEIERNLKRLTETSLKAGAEEEKAGGVSGAEGQGASE from the coding sequence GTGCCTAACCCCGTAGTCATTTCGATCGACGCCATGGGCGGGGATCACGGTCCTTCCGTGATCGTGCCCGCCGTGGCGTTGGCGGCCAAGAGCCTGCCCGACGTCCGCTTCCTGCTGCACGGCGACGAAGCCCAGCTGAACGCCCAGCTGGCCAAGTGCCCGGACGCCCGGACCGTCAGCGAGGTGCGCCACACCGACAAGGCCATCTCGATGGAGGAGAAGCCCGCCCAGGCCATGCGCCGGGGCAAGGGCACCAGCCTGTGGAACGCGGTCGAAGCGATCCGCGCGGGAGAGGCCGCCGCCTGCGTCTCGGCCGGCAACACCGGCGCCCTGATGGCGATCTCCAAGCTGATCCTGCGCATGGGCGCCAATCTGGAGCGCCCGGCCATCGTGGCCAGCTGGCCGACGATGCAGGGCGTCTCGGCGGTGCTGGACGTCGGCGCCAATGTCGAGAGCGACGCCAAGCAGCTGATCGAGTTCGCGATCATGGGCGCGGCCTTCCACCACGCGGTGCACGGGTCGGAGCGGCCGACCGTGGGCCTGCTCAATGTCGGCTCCGAGGACCAGAAGGGCCATGAGGAGGTGCGCGAGGCGCACGCCATCCTCAAGGAAACCAAGCTGGACTTCGACTATCGCGGCTTCGTCGAAGGCACCGACATCGCCAAGGGCACGGTCGACGTGGTCGTCACTGATGGCTTCACCGGCAATGTCGCCCTGAAGACCGCCGAGGGCCTGGCCCGGTTCTTCGGGGCCGAGATCAAGGCCACCCTGACGTCCGGCCCGCTGGCCATGCTGGGGGCGCTCATCGCCTCGGGCGCGCTGAAGAAGATGCGCCGGCGCCTGGATCCCGGCCGCGTCAACGGCGGCCCGCTGCTGGGCCTGAACGGCATCGTGGTCAAGAGCCATGGCGGGGCCGACGCCCTGGGCTACGCCTCGGCCATCCGCGTGGCGGTCGACCTGGCGCGCAGCGACTTCTCGGCCGAGATCGAACGCAATCTGAAACGTCTGACCGAAACCAGCCTCAAAGCCGGTGCAGAAGAGGAAAAGGCTGGAGGCGTGTCGGGCGCCGAAGGCCAGGGAGCTTCCGAGTGA
- a CDS encoding GlsB/YeaQ/YmgE family stress response membrane protein, whose amino-acid sequence MSGVGVFVAVVIGILAGWVADLVLARHHGLFTKLLIGVVGSFIGTFIAQRLDLRFDGFLGSLLVSSVGAIFFLAVLGIFSSIFRRPA is encoded by the coding sequence ATGAGCGGGGTTGGCGTTTTTGTGGCCGTGGTGATCGGCATCCTGGCCGGCTGGGTGGCCGACCTGGTGCTGGCCCGCCACCACGGGCTGTTCACCAAGCTCTTGATCGGCGTCGTCGGTTCGTTCATCGGGACGTTCATCGCCCAGCGGCTGGACCTGAGGTTCGACGGCTTCCTCGGCAGCCTGCTGGTCTCCAGCGTGGGCGCGATCTTCTTCCTGGCCGTTCTCGGCATCTTTTCGAGCATCTTCCGGAGACCCGCTTGA
- a CDS encoding YceD family protein: MAEGVIDPWPSVVALGRVSRGGVDLRFEPDEGARREIARTLGLVALESLTAEIFLRPWMDGAEVSGLIRARVTQVCGVSADEFEEPIESRFSVHVLPADSEYAPQDEESGGELGIDPDGDDPPDVLEGETIDVSGYVIEHLALELDPFPRKPGAVFQPPAEPVDLSPFAALKKLKSDPNAGGEGA, translated from the coding sequence ATGGCCGAAGGCGTGATCGATCCCTGGCCCAGCGTGGTCGCCCTGGGGCGGGTCAGCCGCGGCGGCGTCGACCTGCGCTTCGAGCCGGACGAGGGCGCGCGCCGCGAGATCGCCAGGACCCTGGGCCTGGTGGCGCTGGAGTCGCTGACGGCCGAGATCTTCCTGCGGCCGTGGATGGACGGCGCCGAGGTTTCCGGCCTGATCCGCGCCCGGGTGACCCAGGTGTGCGGCGTCTCGGCCGACGAGTTCGAGGAGCCCATCGAATCGCGGTTCAGCGTCCACGTCCTGCCGGCCGACAGCGAATACGCGCCCCAGGACGAGGAAAGCGGCGGCGAACTGGGCATCGATCCGGACGGCGACGATCCGCCCGACGTGCTGGAGGGCGAGACCATCGACGTCTCCGGCTACGTCATCGAGCACCTGGCCCTGGAGCTGGATCCGTTCCCGCGCAAGCCGGGGGCGGTCTTTCAGCCGCCGGCCGAGCCCGTGGACCTTTCGCCGTTCGCCGCGTTGAAAAAGCTGAAGAGCGACCCCAACGCCGGGGGAGAAGGAGCCTGA
- a CDS encoding SLC13 family permease, whose product MTLQQGLSFGLIGATVLCFIWGRWRYDLIALGALALGVVCGLIPIKSAFSGFSNDIVVIIASALVLSAAISRSGLVDSLMAPLLPHLKDERTQVPVLSTATTVLSMVTKNVGALALMMPSALRIARNTGVSPGRLLMPMSFGSLVGGLAVLVGTSPNIIVSEVRREALGKPFAMFDFMPVGGTLSVLAIAYLAFAYRLLPRSRAAAIDIDAALAANAYVTEVEVPEGWTFGRCRIADLQKAAGEAVVVVALLRGRRRIASPHPNRKLLPGDVLLLEGQQQELNELIVKARLKLSDADRPVVMEAPTDEVRVVEAVIGAESDLIGQTAKGLSLNDTYGVNLLGVSRAGYRMAGRLATVRMKAGDILVLQGAEQLLPAALQALGCLPLAEREVRLGGFRHALLPTAILAAAMLLVAFGVLPVAGGFFAAAVVVVATGALRMREAYAALDAPVLVLVAALIPVSDTVQASGGTDLIAGWLSGAFHGLPPLLTLTAMMAVAMAATPFLNNAATVLIVAPIGLGLAKHLGLSPDPFLMAVAVGAGCDFLTPVGHQCNTLVLGPGGYRFGDYARLGAPLTVLILVVAPSLIALVWPFAGR is encoded by the coding sequence GTGACGCTGCAGCAGGGACTGTCCTTCGGCCTGATCGGCGCGACGGTGTTGTGCTTCATCTGGGGGCGCTGGCGTTACGACCTGATCGCGCTGGGCGCCCTGGCCCTGGGCGTGGTGTGCGGGCTGATCCCGATCAAGTCGGCGTTCAGCGGCTTTTCCAACGACATCGTGGTGATCATCGCCAGCGCCCTGGTGCTCAGCGCCGCCATCTCGCGCTCGGGTCTGGTCGACAGCCTGATGGCTCCGTTGTTGCCCCACCTGAAGGACGAGCGCACCCAGGTTCCGGTGCTGTCGACCGCCACGACGGTGCTGTCGATGGTCACCAAGAATGTCGGGGCCCTGGCGCTGATGATGCCGTCGGCCCTCCGCATCGCCCGCAACACCGGGGTGTCGCCGGGGCGGCTGCTGATGCCGATGTCGTTCGGTTCGCTGGTCGGCGGCTTGGCCGTGCTGGTCGGCACCTCGCCCAACATCATCGTCTCGGAGGTGCGGCGCGAGGCGCTGGGCAAGCCCTTCGCCATGTTCGACTTCATGCCGGTGGGCGGAACCCTGTCGGTGCTGGCGATCGCCTACCTGGCCTTCGCCTATCGCCTGCTGCCCAGGAGCCGGGCGGCGGCCATCGACATCGATGCGGCCCTGGCGGCCAACGCCTATGTCACCGAGGTGGAGGTCCCGGAGGGCTGGACGTTCGGACGCTGCCGGATCGCCGACCTGCAGAAGGCGGCGGGGGAGGCGGTGGTCGTCGTGGCCCTGCTGCGCGGTCGTCGGCGCATCGCCTCGCCGCATCCCAACCGCAAGCTCCTGCCCGGCGACGTCCTGCTGCTGGAAGGCCAGCAGCAGGAGCTGAACGAACTGATCGTCAAGGCCAGGCTGAAGCTCAGCGACGCCGACCGGCCGGTGGTCATGGAGGCGCCGACCGACGAGGTGCGGGTGGTCGAGGCGGTGATCGGCGCGGAGTCCGACCTGATCGGCCAGACCGCCAAGGGCTTGAGCCTGAACGACACCTACGGCGTCAACCTGCTGGGCGTCAGTCGGGCGGGCTACCGCATGGCCGGCCGCCTGGCGACCGTGCGGATGAAGGCCGGCGACATCCTGGTGCTGCAGGGCGCCGAACAGCTGCTGCCGGCGGCGCTGCAGGCCCTGGGCTGTCTGCCGCTGGCCGAGCGCGAGGTGCGGCTGGGGGGCTTTCGCCACGCCCTGCTGCCGACCGCCATCCTGGCCGCGGCCATGCTGCTGGTGGCGTTCGGCGTCCTGCCGGTGGCCGGCGGCTTCTTCGCGGCGGCCGTCGTGGTGGTGGCCACGGGCGCTCTGCGGATGCGCGAGGCCTATGCGGCCCTGGACGCCCCGGTGCTGGTGCTGGTGGCGGCCCTGATCCCGGTCAGCGACACGGTCCAGGCCAGCGGCGGCACCGACCTGATCGCCGGCTGGCTGTCGGGCGCGTTCCACGGCCTGCCCCCATTGCTGACCCTGACGGCGATGATGGCGGTGGCGATGGCGGCGACGCCGTTCCTGAACAACGCCGCCACGGTGCTGATCGTCGCCCCGATCGGGCTGGGCCTGGCCAAGCACCTGGGCCTGAGCCCCGACCCGTTTCTGATGGCCGTGGCGGTGGGGGCGGGCTGCGACTTCCTCACCCCGGTCGGCCACCAGTGCAACACCCTGGTGCTGGGGCCGGGCGGCTACCGGTTCGGCGACTACGCCCGGCTGGGCGCGCCGCTCACCGTATTGATCCTGGTCGTGGCCCCCAGCCTGATCGCCCTGGTCTGGCCGTTCGCCGGCCGCTGA
- a CDS encoding DUF2842 domain-containing protein — MSAPLIPARLRKLIGGIGILVFLGAWIWAFTSLYDFLPDNRAVQLIYFVVAGLGWGLPLMPLMSWMGKADKPVGR, encoded by the coding sequence TTGAGCGCTCCCCTCATTCCCGCCCGCCTGCGCAAACTGATCGGCGGGATCGGCATACTGGTGTTCCTGGGCGCCTGGATCTGGGCCTTCACCAGCCTCTACGATTTCCTGCCGGACAATCGCGCCGTCCAACTGATCTATTTCGTGGTCGCCGGCCTGGGCTGGGGTTTGCCGCTGATGCCGCTGATGTCGTGGATGGGCAAGGCGGACAAGCCCGTCGGGCGCTGA
- a CDS encoding response regulator, with the protein MSAPDLRPLTVLIIDDNAPMREIIATVLKSLGVRKILEACDGVEALKAVTEREVDIIFTDLMMQPVDGLAFIRWVRTSPASANPYTPIIMVTGHATRASLDEARMAGVTEFLAKPLTARGVLHRVNEVINNPRDFVRAGAYFGPCRRRRIDHDYVGQERRGVAPTADFPAFADAYGRTDPEPVLDPEDVY; encoded by the coding sequence TTGAGCGCGCCTGACCTGCGCCCGTTGACGGTGCTCATCATCGACGACAACGCGCCGATGCGCGAGATCATCGCCACGGTCCTCAAGTCGCTGGGCGTGCGCAAGATCCTGGAGGCCTGCGACGGCGTCGAGGCCCTGAAGGCCGTCACCGAGCGCGAAGTCGATATCATCTTCACCGACCTGATGATGCAGCCGGTCGACGGCCTGGCCTTCATCCGCTGGGTGCGCACCTCGCCCGCCAGCGCCAATCCGTACACGCCGATCATCATGGTCACCGGTCACGCCACCCGCGCCAGCCTGGACGAGGCGCGCATGGCCGGGGTCACCGAGTTCCTGGCCAAGCCGCTGACCGCGCGGGGCGTGCTGCACCGGGTCAACGAGGTGATCAACAACCCGCGCGACTTCGTCCGGGCCGGCGCCTATTTCGGTCCCTGCCGTCGGCGCAGGATCGACCACGACTATGTCGGCCAGGAACGGCGCGGCGTGGCCCCGACAGCCGACTTTCCGGCCTTCGCCGACGCCTATGGCCGGACCGATCCCGAGCCGGTTCTCGATCCGGAAGACGTGTACTGA
- a CDS encoding COX15/CtaA family protein, with product MTSFLRSDRSRPVAVWLFVVAVLVFGMVVVGGATRLTDSGLSITQWKPIMGALPPMSDEAWRANFELYKKIPQYRLVNAGMTLEAYKGIFWWEWAHRLLGRLVGAAFAIPFVFFLVRRMIPRRLIWRCAVLLGLGGLQGLVGWWMVSSGLSERVSVAPERLMIHLGLALALFVFLIWTALDAWSGSPRIEERTDWRGWALGFLGAVFFQSLLGALVAGNDAGLVYNDWPLMNGALIPAEYAGHGFWGTIAHSQGAVQLHHRLMAYALFVAAIVLGVAATRSRRLPEEAKLTAFVLVGVVCLQAGLGIWTLMSAVPLALGVLHQAGAAILLATATTFAWRVRRP from the coding sequence ATGACGTCCTTCCTGCGTTCCGATCGTTCAAGGCCCGTGGCCGTGTGGCTGTTCGTCGTGGCCGTCCTGGTGTTTGGCATGGTGGTGGTCGGGGGCGCGACGCGCCTGACCGACTCCGGCCTGTCGATCACCCAGTGGAAGCCGATCATGGGCGCGCTGCCGCCGATGTCGGACGAGGCCTGGCGGGCCAATTTCGAGCTCTACAAGAAGATCCCGCAGTACAGGCTGGTCAATGCCGGCATGACGCTGGAGGCCTACAAGGGCATCTTCTGGTGGGAGTGGGCGCACCGGCTGCTGGGGCGGCTGGTCGGGGCGGCGTTCGCTATCCCGTTCGTGTTCTTCCTGGTCCGGCGGATGATCCCGCGCCGCCTGATCTGGCGTTGCGCGGTGCTGCTGGGCCTGGGCGGGCTGCAGGGGCTGGTCGGTTGGTGGATGGTGTCCAGCGGCCTGTCCGAGCGGGTCTCGGTGGCCCCCGAGCGGCTGATGATCCACCTGGGCCTCGCCCTGGCGCTGTTCGTCTTTCTGATCTGGACCGCCCTGGACGCCTGGTCCGGCTCGCCGCGCATCGAGGAGCGCACCGACTGGCGCGGCTGGGCCCTGGGCTTCCTGGGCGCGGTGTTCTTCCAGAGCCTGCTGGGCGCCCTGGTGGCCGGCAATGACGCAGGCCTGGTCTATAACGACTGGCCGCTGATGAACGGCGCGCTGATCCCGGCCGAATACGCCGGCCACGGCTTCTGGGGCACCATCGCCCACAGTCAGGGGGCGGTGCAACTGCACCACCGGCTGATGGCCTACGCCCTGTTCGTCGCCGCCATCGTCCTGGGCGTCGCCGCGACCCGCTCGCGACGACTGCCCGAGGAGGCCAAGCTGACCGCCTTCGTCCTGGTCGGCGTCGTCTGCCTGCAGGCCGGTCTGGGGATCTGGACCCTGATGTCCGCCGTGCCCCTGGCGCTGGGCGTGTTGCACCAGGCCGGGGCGGCGATCCTGCTGGCGACCGCCACGACTTTCGCCTGGCGGGTGAGGCGGCCTTAG
- a CDS encoding alkaline phosphatase — protein MTRASLFLAAALVAVSAAPALAAPKPAAPVTNAAPGDAYYQAGQAALAKALTVNPRTGKAKNVILFLGDGMGVSTVVASRIYEGQQRGVDGESNALSFEKLPWTALSKTYSHDTQVTDSAAGITAITTGVKTRNKVIGLSGAAKPESCASEAGTRVETIAELAKAHGLSAGAVTTTRITHATPAGVYAHTAYRDWEGDGDMPTDAVAAGCKDIARQLVEAPAGLRLDVALGGGRSRFLPDAKDGKRADGRDLTAEWLKAPNAAYVTTDAELAALDPAKTGPVLGLFASEHLPYEVERPVLGQGVPTLAAMATKAVDLLSKNPKGYFLLVEGGKIDMGSHLNNAKRTLTETVEFSKAVQAVLDKVNLDDTLVIVTADHSHGLVISGYAARNAPILGLAGNEGEPVVAGDGKPYTVLSFATGPGGPEGGGSRADPSKEDTDDIDYHQNAVANLPSSAHSGEDVGVFADGPGSYLVHGVVEESYLYQIMRHAYGFDEAAAK, from the coding sequence GTGACCCGCGCCTCCCTGTTCCTCGCCGCCGCCCTCGTCGCCGTTTCGGCCGCTCCGGCCCTGGCCGCGCCCAAGCCGGCCGCGCCGGTGACCAACGCCGCGCCCGGCGACGCCTATTACCAGGCCGGCCAGGCCGCCCTGGCCAAGGCCCTGACGGTCAATCCCCGCACCGGCAAGGCCAAGAACGTCATCCTGTTCCTGGGCGACGGCATGGGCGTCTCGACCGTGGTGGCGAGCCGCATCTACGAAGGCCAGCAGCGCGGCGTCGACGGCGAGAGCAACGCTCTATCGTTCGAGAAGCTGCCATGGACGGCGTTGTCCAAGACCTACAGCCACGACACCCAGGTGACCGACAGCGCCGCCGGCATCACCGCCATCACCACCGGCGTGAAGACTCGCAACAAGGTCATCGGCCTGAGCGGGGCGGCCAAGCCCGAGAGCTGCGCCAGCGAGGCGGGGACCCGCGTCGAGACCATCGCCGAACTGGCCAAGGCCCACGGCCTGTCGGCCGGGGCGGTGACCACCACCCGCATCACCCACGCCACTCCAGCGGGGGTTTACGCCCACACCGCCTATCGCGACTGGGAAGGCGACGGCGACATGCCGACCGACGCGGTGGCCGCCGGCTGCAAGGACATCGCCCGCCAGCTGGTCGAGGCTCCGGCCGGCCTGCGCCTGGACGTGGCCCTGGGGGGAGGGCGCTCGCGCTTCCTGCCCGACGCCAAGGACGGCAAGCGCGCCGACGGCCGCGACCTGACCGCCGAATGGCTGAAGGCCCCGAACGCCGCCTATGTGACCACCGACGCCGAACTGGCGGCGCTGGACCCGGCCAAGACCGGGCCGGTGCTGGGCCTGTTCGCCAGCGAACACCTGCCCTACGAGGTCGAGCGCCCGGTGTTGGGCCAGGGCGTGCCCACCCTGGCGGCCATGGCGACCAAGGCCGTCGACTTGCTGTCGAAGAACCCCAAGGGCTACTTCCTGCTGGTCGAGGGCGGCAAGATCGACATGGGCAGCCACCTGAACAACGCCAAGCGGACCCTGACCGAGACGGTCGAGTTCTCCAAGGCGGTCCAGGCGGTGCTGGACAAGGTGAACCTGGACGACACCCTGGTGATTGTCACCGCCGACCACAGCCACGGCCTGGTGATCTCGGGCTATGCCGCCCGCAACGCCCCGATCCTGGGCCTGGCCGGCAACGAGGGCGAGCCGGTCGTGGCCGGCGACGGCAAGCCCTACACGGTGCTCAGCTTCGCCACCGGCCCCGGCGGCCCCGAGGGCGGCGGCTCGCGCGCCGATCCCTCCAAGGAGGACACCGACGACATCGACTACCACCAGAACGCCGTCGCCAACCTGCCCAGCAGCGCCCACTCTGGCGAGGACGTGGGCGTGTTCGCCGACGGGCCGGGGTCGTACCTGGTCCATGGCGTGGTGGAGGAGAGCTATCTCTACCAGATCATGCGCCATGCCTACGGGTTCGACGAGGCGGCGGCGAAGTAG
- a CDS encoding integration host factor subunit alpha codes for MKGATLTRADLCEAVHEEVGLTRQDCAGLVERTLDLVAEALEKGETVKLSGFGVFQVRDKRARMGRNPKTGEPAEIEPRRVIGFRASQVMKARIDRALGG; via the coding sequence ATGAAAGGCGCGACATTGACCCGGGCCGATCTCTGCGAGGCGGTCCATGAGGAAGTCGGTCTGACCCGCCAGGACTGTGCGGGCCTGGTCGAACGCACCCTGGATCTGGTCGCCGAGGCGCTGGAGAAGGGTGAGACGGTCAAGCTTTCCGGCTTCGGCGTTTTCCAGGTGCGCGACAAGCGGGCCCGCATGGGCCGTAACCCCAAGACCGGCGAGCCCGCCGAGATCGAGCCCCGCCGGGTGATCGGTTTCCGGGCTTCGCAGGTCATGAAGGCGCGAATCGACCGCGCCCTCGGCGGCTAA